The following proteins are co-located in the Polystyrenella longa genome:
- a CDS encoding N,N-dimethylformamidase beta subunit family domain-containing protein, protein MLIGYVSDEYYMALADVLVEFRQQEQTTAIVRTTPRGSIEAELSPGEYEVILVKPGFGSKRVWMTVGNGAPSPYQFRLLSDRLLGYAWPRAIQSGEQAEFKVHSVEPYRLSLWRYGCKREFVKLLGWFDEHAARAVMQITPDGDYTQTGVNWNTVGYGSTHHTQLVTGPERSGLYYFHAKTESSKEFFSFPLVVSPSIPKAKVAVLASTNTWLAYNNFGGRSNYINSNQLPPEPSINVRQDLIRFTKAGSFNSWGFQDEEYTPLSFERPEPGNCVRENEEVTDPIEGRLPSSLAPAEWRLLGWLEREGFEYDYYAETQLHHGKLDLDAYEVLIISVHPEYWSREMFEKVHLWVHQRGGKLMYLGGNGLNCEVEFEDESRLRFKTWLQPETGGELGMPNPANPEEYLESRMHRSYESEASLLGVVCTASGIMTAAPYRVVAPDHWAFEGTGLSQGDEFGHESLHERIHGGASGHETDKISPHSPSGTRLLAKGTNPNGGGAEMAYYETKSEGAVFSVGSICYVASLIIDSTLSRITSNVLRRFLNDSK, encoded by the coding sequence ATGCTGATTGGTTATGTGAGTGATGAATATTACATGGCACTGGCGGACGTGCTGGTAGAGTTCCGTCAGCAGGAGCAAACAACAGCAATCGTTCGTACCACTCCCCGAGGTTCTATCGAGGCGGAACTATCTCCCGGTGAATACGAAGTCATATTGGTTAAACCCGGATTCGGGTCAAAACGGGTATGGATGACAGTGGGGAATGGTGCTCCCTCCCCCTATCAGTTCCGACTGCTTTCGGATCGCCTGCTCGGTTATGCATGGCCACGAGCGATCCAATCGGGTGAACAAGCGGAGTTTAAAGTTCACTCGGTGGAACCTTACCGACTTAGTCTGTGGCGGTATGGGTGCAAACGGGAGTTCGTCAAACTACTTGGTTGGTTTGACGAACATGCGGCCCGTGCCGTCATGCAGATTACGCCCGATGGTGACTATACGCAGACCGGAGTGAACTGGAACACGGTCGGGTATGGTAGTACGCACCATACCCAACTGGTCACAGGTCCAGAGCGATCGGGCCTGTATTACTTTCATGCAAAAACGGAATCATCGAAAGAATTCTTCTCCTTCCCGCTCGTTGTTTCTCCTTCTATTCCAAAAGCGAAAGTTGCGGTGCTGGCCTCGACGAATACCTGGCTGGCTTATAACAACTTTGGTGGGCGTAGTAATTACATCAATTCGAATCAGCTGCCCCCGGAACCTTCGATCAACGTCCGACAGGATTTGATTCGCTTCACCAAGGCAGGGTCATTTAATTCCTGGGGGTTTCAGGATGAAGAATATACCCCTCTCAGTTTTGAACGTCCTGAACCGGGTAACTGCGTGCGCGAGAATGAGGAAGTCACGGACCCGATAGAAGGTCGTCTTCCCAGCAGCCTCGCCCCCGCAGAATGGAGACTCCTCGGTTGGTTGGAACGCGAAGGTTTTGAATATGACTACTATGCTGAAACTCAGTTGCACCATGGCAAACTCGATCTTGATGCCTACGAGGTGTTGATCATCAGTGTTCATCCAGAATACTGGTCGCGCGAGATGTTTGAGAAAGTCCATCTCTGGGTTCACCAGCGAGGTGGCAAGCTGATGTATCTCGGCGGGAATGGACTTAATTGCGAAGTTGAGTTTGAGGATGAATCGCGGCTTCGTTTCAAAACCTGGTTACAGCCCGAAACGGGAGGCGAACTCGGTATGCCGAATCCGGCAAACCCGGAAGAATACTTGGAAAGCCGGATGCACCGCTCTTACGAGTCCGAAGCAAGCCTGTTGGGCGTCGTCTGTACTGCATCGGGAATTATGACGGCTGCACCCTATCGGGTAGTCGCCCCCGATCACTGGGCGTTCGAGGGAACAGGTTTATCGCAAGGGGATGAATTCGGCCACGAGAGCCTACATGAACGTATTCACGGTGGAGCATCAGGACACGAAACTGACAAAATCAGTCCACATTCTCCTTCTGGAACGAGACTTCTGGCCAAAGGAACAAATCCGAATGGTGGTGGAGCCGAAATGGCTTATTACGAGACCAAATCCGAAGGAGCCGTCTTTTCCGTCGGGTCGATCTGCTATGTTGCCTCGTTAATTATTGACTCCACCCTCTCCCGAATCACCTCTAATGTTCTCCGCCGGTTTCTGAACGACTCGAAATAG
- a CDS encoding dihydrodipicolinate synthase family protein: MKTEFSTDDLWSSVISVPPLARTHSGVLDLEENRKIIQYLEAGGVSTLLYGGNAILYHVALSEYDNLLTMLAELAAPDSLVIPSVGPGYGMMLDQATILKEHDFPTAMILPTRDVTTRQGVGLAVRRFVERFEKPVVLYIKTEGYIDVETVEKLVNDGLISCIKYAIVREQINDDPYLRDLADVVDPAMIISGIGEQPAIEHVRDFGLASFTSGCVCVAPYLSMKMLQSLRAKDYDTAEQIRKLFEPLEELRNAINPIRVLHRALELAEIADTGPIIPLLSELHRRDIPKVQQAATDLKAADEAARPALT, translated from the coding sequence GTGAAAACAGAATTCTCCACTGACGATTTATGGTCTTCCGTCATATCCGTTCCCCCGTTGGCCCGCACGCATAGCGGCGTTCTCGATCTGGAAGAGAATCGCAAGATCATTCAGTACTTGGAAGCGGGAGGTGTCAGTACCTTATTGTACGGTGGCAATGCGATTCTCTATCACGTCGCACTCAGCGAGTATGACAATCTGCTGACCATGCTGGCAGAACTGGCCGCACCCGATAGTCTCGTGATCCCCTCAGTTGGCCCTGGTTACGGAATGATGCTCGATCAGGCAACCATCTTGAAGGAGCACGATTTCCCGACAGCCATGATCCTGCCGACCCGTGATGTGACCACCCGTCAGGGAGTCGGGCTAGCGGTTCGCCGATTCGTGGAACGATTTGAAAAGCCAGTAGTTCTGTACATTAAAACAGAAGGCTACATTGATGTGGAAACGGTCGAGAAATTGGTGAATGATGGACTGATTTCCTGTATTAAATACGCAATCGTTCGTGAGCAGATCAACGATGACCCCTACCTGCGAGACCTCGCGGACGTCGTCGATCCAGCCATGATCATCAGTGGAATCGGTGAACAACCTGCAATCGAACATGTGCGAGACTTCGGTTTGGCCAGTTTTACATCCGGTTGTGTCTGCGTTGCCCCATACCTTTCAATGAAGATGTTGCAGTCGCTGAGAGCGAAAGATTACGACACTGCGGAACAGATTCGTAAGCTGTTTGAGCCATTGGAAGAACTACGCAATGCAATCAATCCCATTCGAGTATTACATCGTGCCCTGGAGTTAGCCGAAATCGCCGACACAGGTCCGATCATTCCCTTGTTAAGCGAATTGCACCGACGGGATATTCCCAAGGTACAGCAGGCAGCAACCGACCTGAAAGCAGCCGACGAGGCAGCCCGCCCTGCTCTGACTTGA
- the pepT gene encoding peptidase T, which translates to MTSLLDRFLVYVKIDTKADAHSDEYPSTRKQLTLCRLLKEECEAVGLSDVHMNEYGIVTGTIPATPGCTAPAIAFFAHVDTSPEFTGENVQPQVRTNYDGKDVVLKEGRILKVADFPELADKQGETIITTDGTTLLGGDDKSGIAIIMTAAAKLINSQEFPHGPVKVCFTCDEEIGHGTDHIDLDTLDCICGYTLDGDGAGKIDTETFSADMAVVRVSGINIHPSIGKGKMVNAIRYLSEFIGQLPMGTDAPEVTTDRQGFMHPYEISGTVAQASVEIILRDFETKQLKKYANQLQKIAKGLIEKEPRLQIEIDIIEQYRNMREGLKKEPRALEKAVAATEAAGLKPVLSIIRGGTDGSVLTEKGLPTPNLSSGQHNPHSPLEWASLEEMEQAVEVVLQLAKRWGEETA; encoded by the coding sequence ATGACGTCGCTTCTGGATCGTTTTTTAGTTTACGTTAAAATTGACACCAAAGCGGACGCTCACTCCGATGAGTATCCCAGTACCCGGAAACAGCTGACACTCTGTCGCTTACTTAAAGAGGAATGCGAAGCAGTCGGTCTGTCTGACGTTCACATGAACGAGTACGGCATAGTCACCGGAACCATTCCCGCTACCCCCGGTTGCACCGCCCCCGCGATTGCCTTCTTCGCCCATGTCGACACCTCGCCCGAGTTTACCGGGGAGAATGTACAACCCCAGGTTCGCACGAATTATGACGGGAAAGACGTCGTCTTAAAGGAAGGGCGCATCTTAAAGGTAGCCGATTTCCCAGAACTGGCGGATAAACAGGGCGAGACTATCATCACGACCGATGGAACCACGTTATTGGGCGGTGATGATAAATCGGGGATCGCCATCATCATGACGGCTGCAGCAAAATTAATAAACTCTCAGGAGTTCCCGCACGGCCCCGTCAAAGTCTGTTTCACTTGTGATGAAGAAATCGGACATGGAACAGACCATATCGATCTGGATACGCTCGATTGTATTTGTGGATATACACTCGATGGCGACGGGGCAGGAAAAATCGATACGGAGACGTTCTCTGCCGATATGGCGGTGGTTCGGGTCAGCGGAATCAATATTCACCCCTCCATCGGTAAAGGCAAGATGGTGAATGCGATTCGCTATCTGTCCGAGTTCATCGGCCAGTTACCTATGGGCACTGACGCCCCCGAAGTCACGACCGACAGGCAGGGATTTATGCATCCTTATGAAATCTCGGGGACGGTCGCCCAAGCCTCTGTTGAGATCATTTTGCGTGACTTCGAAACCAAACAGCTCAAAAAATATGCGAATCAGTTACAGAAGATTGCCAAAGGCCTTATCGAAAAAGAGCCTCGGTTGCAGATCGAGATCGACATTATCGAGCAATATCGCAACATGCGGGAGGGTCTGAAAAAGGAGCCACGCGCTTTGGAGAAAGCGGTGGCCGCCACTGAAGCTGCAGGTTTAAAACCCGTACTCAGCATTATTCGTGGTGGCACGGATGGTTCCGTTCTCACCGAGAAAGGATTACCAACCCCAAACCTCTCTTCCGGACAACACAATCCGCATTCCCCATTGGAATGGGCCAGCCTCGAAGAAATGGAACAGGCCGTCGAAGTTGTCTTGCAACTGGCGAAGCGATGGGGAGAAGAAACCGCGTAA
- a CDS encoding alpha/beta fold hydrolase, with translation MKKIQLDDCTINVIDEGEGKPILFVHGFPLDHRMWREQRTSFSSNYRVIIPDLRGFGKSGVTEGTVSMAQFADDLNKILTELKVYEPVVYCGLSMGGYIAWEFARRYPERLSGLIVCDSKALPDSDDTRQTRQHSATELRENGTDNVVFAMMPKMFGMTTRAENKKLVEEFRQMMLDANPEGMAAGQLGMADRADATTFLSDINVPTLLIGGEEDIISPVLEMQEISNKMPHAQFVEIPKAGHLAPLEKPVEVNDAIRKFIDQL, from the coding sequence ATGAAAAAAATACAGCTGGATGACTGCACCATCAATGTGATTGACGAAGGAGAAGGAAAACCTATTCTCTTCGTCCATGGGTTCCCTCTGGATCACCGAATGTGGCGCGAACAACGGACTTCGTTTTCCTCCAATTACCGGGTCATCATTCCCGACTTGCGCGGCTTTGGCAAAAGTGGTGTTACCGAGGGGACGGTATCGATGGCTCAATTCGCCGACGATCTCAACAAGATTCTGACTGAACTGAAAGTTTACGAACCTGTTGTGTATTGTGGCCTGTCGATGGGGGGGTATATCGCCTGGGAATTTGCCCGCCGATATCCGGAACGGTTGTCAGGATTGATCGTTTGTGATTCTAAAGCGTTACCAGACTCGGATGATACTCGCCAGACGCGCCAGCATTCAGCCACAGAACTTCGCGAGAATGGAACGGACAATGTTGTCTTTGCCATGATGCCCAAGATGTTTGGCATGACAACGCGGGCTGAAAACAAAAAACTAGTCGAAGAATTTCGGCAAATGATGTTGGACGCCAACCCGGAAGGAATGGCAGCCGGCCAACTCGGTATGGCGGACCGAGCCGATGCGACGACTTTCTTATCCGACATCAACGTGCCGACTTTGCTGATTGGCGGAGAAGAGGACATCATTTCTCCTGTTCTCGAAATGCAGGAAATCTCCAATAAAATGCCGCACGCGCAGTTTGTTGAAATCCCGAAAGCAGGTCATCTGGCCCCTCTCGAAAAACCGGTCGAAGTAAACGACGCAATTCGAAAGTTCATTGATCAGCTTTAA